Genomic segment of Drosophila takahashii strain IR98-3 E-12201 chromosome X, DtakHiC1v2, whole genome shotgun sequence:
ATGAGCACAAGTATTGGTAATTTGCAGAGAAATTTAGAAATAGCTAGGAatgaaatacaaaacaaagaaaCCCAGATCAATGATATAACTAAAAAACTTAGTAACCAAATATCGGAACTCAAAGATGATCTTTTCAAGTGCCAACCCAGATCCAGTTGTCCCGTCGAAGGACCAAATGGCATTTACAATATTACAGTAGGAGATATACATGCATTCGAAGCTCCGTGCAATTCAACGGGTTGGCTAACAATACAAAAACGTTTCGACGGCTCCGAGAATTTCGATCGAACCTGGAAGGATTACAAAGACGGCTTCGGCAATATAGAAGGAGAATTTTTCATCGGACTCGAGAGATTGCACATTATGACTCAGGCACAACCACACGAACTGCGCATTGAACTTGGCATGGTAAATGGATCCACTAGCTATGCCCATTATGATGACTTCAAGATTGGAAGTGAAGAAGAATTGTATGAACTCGAATCGCTGGGGATATATAATGGTACAGCCGGTGACTCTCTCAAAGATCATAACGAGAAAAAGTTCACCACACATGACAGGGATAATGATGAATCTAAACGGAATTGCGCTACCAAGGAGTGGGGTGGTTGGTGGTACACGTCCTGTGCTCGGAGGTGAACATATTCAAATAATAACCATTCAACCATATTAATTTAAGCACTTGAAATTACAGCAAGCTTAATGCAAAGTACCATAAAGAAGGTTACTCTGAACATAACGATGGAATTACTTGGGGTTCCTGGCATAACAGCAATTACACCTACTCGCTCACCTTTGTCGAAATGATGATAAGGCCTAAAACGTTAAAAACTGAAGTTTGAGCCAACattaaattaacaatattatattttaatgcatTATGTAAGAagatcaatttaaataataaattaaataataatttgatttgattaaaatgttttttttaacgaGAACACAAGTAAGTCAATTAGTAATGCTTGATGTATAAAGatcaatttgaataaaaattgaCTACAAGATATACGatgttagtttttatacccttgtagagggtattataatttcagtcagatgtttgcaacgcagtgaaggagacgtttccgaccacataaagtatatatattcttgatcagcaccaatagccgagtctatctagccatgtccgtctgtccgtctgtccgtctgtccgtctgtccgtctgtccgtttctatgcgaactagtctctcagttttaaagctatcgcgatgaaactttcccgaaggtcttctttctattgcaggtagtacatatgtcggagccagccggatcggaccactatatcttaaggctcccaatcaaatataagaaaattcattgtaactttgtaggaagtaggcgttttgattcttgactacttaaaaacaaaattgaaataaatcgaaacgctgaatctggaatccctggaactgcaccgagtgagtattcttttatctacaagggtatataagcttcggctggccgaaggtagcttcctttcttgttttttatggaAAATACAGATTACAGTACAAATAGTGATCTCTTTAATCAACCGGAATCAGACTTTAGATTTTCCAATTAAGGGCGAAAGTtgagaaatattcaaataaatttaaaaacatttttgttcgcgGATTTTTAAATACCATTAACCGTTATTCGTTACAAGCCCTCGCTTAGCCGTGTCAGGCCCCTCGCTTAGCGAGTACACCCACCTCCGCCTCGTTGCAACAAGCAATCATCGACTTTGTCCCAGCtctaatttttgttgttgtgtcaGTAATGTGATGTGAATTACTCGtactaaaattgtaaattcgaACCCCCGCATTGGAGTGCAAGTGCAATAATTGTGAGTAGCGTGCGAGTCGGCCGTCATTGAGTTTGTCGCTTTTGGTCCTGAATCGGGACATTTTCGCCTACTTTTCCACAGTTTACGATGCTGATTCGTAATTGTCTTCTTTTGTATACGTTGTGTACGCgctgctctctcgctctctccccGCCCCCCCTCTTCCTTTCGCCGTTCATCTGTGTGGTGTGTgtccagtgtgtgtgtgtgtgcgtaagTGAGAGTTTCGCGgtgggaaaaattaattaaagcaacTACAATTGTTTGCTATTTTGTCAAGTGACTACTGCTGGAAAAGCCAGGAGGAAAGACGGGCTCTAAGAAGATTAAACTTGAATTCTTTGTGCGCAGCTGCAGGTAATTgtccacacacacaaacacacgctCGCACTGAGAGCGAGATGCCGCGATGCTGGGAGTGTGCGCGCCAGAGCGGGATGGCTAGACGGATGCGGCAAcagtgtttttcttttctgtttctgtttctgcaaCAAAAATCTGAATTTCAGTTTTCCAAAAATTGTACggtgtctctctctctcccgctCCCGCTTCCGCCCCGCCCGTTTGTGTTGGTAATTGTACCGTTGCACATGCACTTGCAGTACTCTCTCTCCCACTCCCTCTCCCTCCTTTCTCTTTCGCTTCCTTCGTGTCTTGTCCTTCCAATAAACAATagcctttgttgttgttatcaCTGGAtcgttctctctctctctctgccattgttgttgttgctgttgtgcagCCCGGGGAATGTACAGGAAATCTGTTGCAGCTCCAATTTCGCTTCTGCGCTGCTCGAACTGCACTTGcatatctgtgtgtgtgtgtgcgccgGAAAAACTCAATTAAAGCCCAGTGGGGAatttattatttccatttccactccCATTGAGGCTGTGAGGCAGCCACAATTGCACTCCCACTCGAGGATAACAGCAACAAATTGGAGTGCACTGGccagagcaacaacaaacgcCACAATCGCATCCACCCACGCGCTCTCCCGCTCTGGCTttccactctctctctctctctttggaGCGTTCCAGCTTTGCGGAGAGAGCTGCGCCGTTTCGtttgcagcggcagcagcactGAAGGCAGCGCTGCGGCAGAGCAGCCGCCGCAGTCAGGACGGAAAAAGGATTTGTTGCAGACTGACTTTCCCTACTTGCCGAAAATGTTGTATAAAAACTAGCCAcataaatagaaatacgaaAACCAGGTAAAACCGCGAGCGTTGTGAAGTCAAAAAAATCGTGGAAAACTGTATGGCCAAAAATCGCATGGATTGATTTTTCCACCTAGCGCCGGCATAGGAAAATTcggtttttcctttctttcattttttttttttttttgtcacacCGCAGCAGCCAATCTCTCGCTCTCGTTcgctctcttgtttttggacCCCCAATCCGTGGATGTATCCGTAACTGCGTAGTTGTAGCCCAAGGAAACCCACGACAAAGTCCTAGACTGGCGAAAAGTGTGCGAAAATGTGAAGGTCCTGCGATGCGGGACGGGGCAACTCTCCAACTTGAATCTTGCACAAGGTTATCTTGGATAATCGTCATCAGTTGCCGTGAAAAAGTGGCCAGAAATCCAGAGCAACCTCAAGAGATCCTTGAAAACAAGCTGTTATCTGTTAGCGTAAACGCATTAAAAACAGTGATAAAAGTAAAGGTTCTCTTATGAGATCATATCGTATATGATATATATCTAAAGTTCCTATAAGAAAGTGTCCGAATCGGAAATATAATAATcggaaataaataagaaagtaGCGTGTCCTTAAAACACAAAGATATCCTTTCTTATCGATAGACCCAAGAAGAAACTATTAGTGATCTATACTAAAAGATCGTTACTTTAATCTTATCAATTAATCTATCCCTTAatccttaaaaatgtatatgataTCGTCTTATATAAATCAATTTGTGATGGATATATGTACTTTTCCAAGGTTACAACATTGTGTGACACTTTGATAAGCTTGGTTACGCTGTATGATAAATTTCCATAGGCAGGTTTGAAAATAGAGTCGGTGGTATCGCACCACCTTATCGATATGATAAGGTTTATGACCAAAAAGACCTGGAAAAACCGTTCTCCTAATAACTTGTGTCTCTCACAATTTGGCTACACTTGCTTACAGCCTTAATCCGTAGTTctgtttatataatattataataatatcgtATCATATCGCACAGGTACGTCAAGATGCGTCAGTTTAACATCTCGGTCATTGGACTATCCGGGACCGAAAAGGACCGCGGCCAGGTGGGCGTGGGCAAGTCATGCCTGTGCAACAGATTCATGCGCCCAATGGCCGACGACTACTTCATCGATCACATATCAGTGCTCAGCCAGAGCGACTTCAGTGGCCGGATCGTGAACAACGACCACTTTCTCTACTGGGGCGATGTTCGCAAGACGACGGAGGAGGGCGTCGAGTATCAGTTCAATATCATCGAGCAGACCGAATTCATGGACGACTCCACCTTCCAGGCCTTTAAGGTGGGCAAGATGGATCCGTACTCCAAGCGTTGCACAGCCACCAAGGTCTTTTCGGCGGAGAAACTAATGTATATATGCAAGAATCAGTTGGGCATCGAGAAGGAGTACGAACAGAAGGTGATGCCCGATGGCCGGCTGAGTATCGATGGCTTTGTCGTCGTCTTCGATGTGAGTCCCGTGCCCAATCGCAGTGTGGAGAAGCAGGTGGAATTTGTGCAGAACGTCATAGCCACCATATTGAAGAACAAGAAGCCGCTGGTGCTGGTGACCACGAAGAACGACGACGCCTACGAGCTGTACGTACGCGAGGCGGAGAAGATTAGCCAGCGCAAGGACTACAAGAGCACCGTTCAGCTGATCGAGACATCGGCCCACGAGAGCATCAACATCGATTTGGCCTTCCTCCTGCTCGCCCAGATGATCGACAAGGTTAAGAACCGGGTCAAGATCATCTCGTACCAGGAGTCGGCCAAGTCGCGCAAGGAGCTACTGGACACGCGTTCCGAGGCGGTTACGCGACTCATTCGCAACCAGATCACCGACTATCATGTGCTGTGGTCGCAGGGCTCCAAGATGCTGTCGCAGTATCGCGAATGGAACGAGTTCCTCAACATCTTTGGCCACGAGGCAGGCCAGAAGCTCTTTCGGCGGCATATGAAGAAGCTGCGCGACGATCATCTCAACAAGAAGCTGCATCAGTATTTGGACAAGTTCGCTTTGGCCCTGGAATACCTGCTGCCGGATATCGGGGCTTTGAATATCAGCGACGATGATGCGTGGGAGTGCGCCAGGAATTATCTGCAGAATCACATCGAATTCGAGCAGTACTTCTTCGAGTGCCCGCAGGCCTCGTGGACGGAGCTGGTGGACATGGACGAGGCGGAGGACGAGGCACGCATTCCGTTCGATGTGCTCGAGACCTCCGAGGCGGAGACAGTCTTCCGTAATTACTTGAATTCGGTGCAGCAGGACAAGAAGAAGATTGGGTGAGTCGAGTCTGGAATTTAGAATCTGTTCGTATGGCCACAAGGCCGTAAgactgtctgtccgtatgactGTCTGTTcgtatgtccgtctgtccgtatgtccgtctgtccgtatgtacGTATGTCCTTTTGTCCGTAtgactgtctgtccgtatgtccgtaTGAATGTCTGTTCATATGTACGAATGTCCGTATGTCCTTCTGTCCGcatgaccgtctgtccgtatgtacgtatgtccttctgtccgtatGACTGTCTGTTCATATGTACGAATGTCCGTATGTACGTATGACCTTCTGTCCGTATGACTGTCTGTTCATATGTACGAATGTCCGTATGACCGTCTGTTCGTATGTCCGTTTCCACGCAAACTAGACTCTCAGCTATCCAGACTCTGGATTGATTGCACTTAAGTGTTCTGAATAATAAGGAGTTATTGTACAACTTTATTAGTCTTTGTATTGCCTTGTTTAAGCCATTATAAAACCTCTTTCGTTTTCCCCACCAACAGATGGAAGCAGCAATTCAAGATGCTGCTCGAGGAGTCCGGCTTTGTGACGCCCGGCAAGCAATTGTCCGAGGTGCGAGTCCTTTTCATGGGCCGCGAATGCTTCGAGGCTCTGTCGGAGCACGACTGCCAGCAGATCTACGACATCCACCAGGACGACATCATCGAGAAGAGCAAGCAGAACTTTGTGGAGCTACTGCTGGAGCATGCCCAGTACTTTCTGCAGTTCAAGAACGTGGACAATATCACGCAGGAGGATGTCCGCCAGATCACGGATGTCATACAGGAGGATTCGCGCTACAAGATGTTGGATCGTTTGGACCAGGAGCGGCGGCTGATGCTCGTCCAGCATTTGCGCTTCATCCACTGCCCCATCCGGGATCACTGCCCCTTTTTCTACAACTGTGTCGATAGCCTGATCGAGGAGGTGCTGTCCGACAAGTCGGCCAGCAATCACAAGACGCCCAGCAACGTCGGCGGTTGGAAGACATCGGGCAGCGGCAGCGATCGCACGCTCAATCTGCTGATCGTTGGCTCCGAGCATCTGGCCAGCGATCTGCTCAACGACATACGCATCTGCACCGGGAGCAAGGGCGAGTACATCTACGAGAACCAGACGTATTATCTCAACTACCGAATCGCCAACGGCGACATGGAGGCCTTCAAGGCCATCGATGTCTATTCGAGTGGTAGGTTTGGATTTTGCACCTTATGGAATGAGTAATAATTGCACTTAATTGCCTTGTTGCTCACTATGCTACCAACATATAGTATTTAGCTAATTAACAGACTAACGATATTGTCTATATTGCCGACAAATGATATCATTTGGCTTACTCACAGCTTTTCAATTGTGAAATTACTAATCTCTGATTGATGATTGTTCTTAGGAGAATTAAATAcctgttcttttttttagtgtaactcatataattttacattaatcAGCCAACTTAATGGCTATAAAACGTATAGTACCTGTTCTTTGGCAATAATATTAGTATCTGTAAATctgtaaaaaaatgtataatgtacaaatgtattattttaagaaatgttCAAATCTTTTCATTGCTAattcttattcaatttattatttttcaggtCTCATTTGCGTGTACTCCAACCAGCAATCCTTTGAGACGCTCAAGGATAACTTGGAGCGCACGCTGCTCTGCAACTTGGAGCTGGAGGATAAGTTCGAGAACCTGCCCATCGTGCTCGTCTACCAGCCGCAGGATCTCAAGGAGAACGAGGTGGAGTACTTGCGCAACGAGGGCATGCGACTGTCGGAGATGCTGCACTGCGACTTCATCGATCATACGCAGAATCACCAGAAATATGTCTACGACATACTCAACATTGTCATCCTGTCACTGAAGCTGACCGAGATGAAGAGCTACGAGCCATATCCCTCCAATCACACCGATCTGCGGATCCTGTGCTGCATCTTCTGTGGCGATCAGTACGATATCGAGAACATTGTGCAGCCGCTGGTCGCCGAATCGACGCTGGTCAAGGCCAACGAGCACTCGATCATAATCGATGTCTTCATCGGCGACGCCAAGCGGCGGGTCGAGTTTATCCTGTCTTCATATCACGGCACTAGCCAGTACCGCGATGAGCTAATCCATGGCTACATTTACTTTTACTCCGCCAAGCGTCGATCTTCGTTGGCGAATCTAAGGTGAGTCTGGGgctatttgaatttaaaatgaatattgGAAtaattgttgtatttttattctatataCTTTTAGCATCCTGGCAGCCCAGAATGCCAACATTCCATTGCAGATTATCGCGGTGACCGAGAGCGGGGGCGTAAATGCCTTTTTCAACAGCGATATTTGCCAGTTTTTGATCACCGAGGGCAATGCGGTGGCCGATCGCTTCAAGGGCAGCTTTATGACCTTCTCGGCGGATCAGTATGTCAAGTGTAAGTGAAGCTCTTGGTTTTAAATCGAAGatattttaaactaaactTAATTCTCTCTCCCCTGTAGTTGCGTTCTATAATCCATTCCTGAAGACCGCCTGGGACAACAAGTACGAGGTGGAGAACCTGCATGTGGAGGAGTCAATTACTTTGGATTCGGGCGAGGGCACGCTGGAGAACTCGGTTAACCAGATGCCACGCCCGCCGCCGCGCCACGAGAGCTACATGCTGTCCAATACGCTGGGAACCGATGGTTCCGGCAGTGAGAACTACGAAATGGCTCCTACCCGATCTCTCAACTCATTAAATGgtatgccaatcgattggatataatataaaaatcctTGCTATAATGCTTTCGATTTGCAGAAGAAAGAGATATATCATTAGATGAAATCTACGATGACAACGAAAAGCCCAAGCACCTGCATCAAAGTAAGTTCCATGCTGGCCACTGATCCCAAAGCGaccaagccaaaaaaagaaagcccCACCTAAAAGCTAAACCAATACCAAACccgaaaacaaaaagataCCAAACTCATTCAGAATTCGTGCTCCATAGCCAATgaactatatatattatacataCCCATATACGATATATTTATCCATGTATGAATATTCATCCATTTTCATCATCCAGACCATCCATTAATTCATTCACCCATTCAGTCGAGATGATCTCGATTCATGCCATTCCATTTACCATTGCCATACCATATACTTCATATACTTATATGcgccatatctatatataatactctatatataatgattattattaattaacgaTTAACCTTAACCATTTTTTATCGATTTAtctctgtgtgtgtatttgttgttgtcgttttgCCTATtgcaaatcaaattatttgctctcaaacaaacaaaatactcaatcaaaaaaaaaaaaaaaacaaaacgaaaatatATAAGGATTCCAGATATTCCCTCCTCCAACAACTCCTCCAGAGCCAGCCCCTCCAGATCATCAGCTCATTACATGCACATATAAGAGTCAATTCGTTTCGGCTTCAGAATCAAGTTTGGAAGAAATAACATGTAATCTAActatttgaatatatttctCCTATATTCTCGTTTATATCTCTTATCTCTCTATCTGTCTCTCTCTATCTCGTTATTCATCTCTTAGAGTTTTTACTTTCTTTTcacttatttatatttatttacttggtTTCTTTGTTGTGATCACTCGAAAAACACCAACGAAACTTCACCACCTTCTCACTCCCAAAACCCTTTCTATCCCGCCTTTGATTCCTTTGATTTTTTGGGTAAAGCTGGCCGATATCCTTAACGAGAACGTTATTCCTAATTTTtccacaatttttaaattgttttaaaaatatattccttaaattaaagaaaagagTGAAAAGTAAAATCTCTTGGGAAGCGAATAGACTCGAACTATGATGGATTGTTGTTGAAAactgtg
This window contains:
- the RhoGAPp190 gene encoding rho GTPase-activating protein 190 isoform X5 is translated as MRQFNISVIGLSGTEKDRGQVGVGKSCLCNRFMRPMADDYFIDHISVLSQSDFSGRIVNNDHFLYWGDVRKTTEEGVEYQFNIIEQTEFMDDSTFQAFKVGKMDPYSKRCTATKVFSAEKLMYICKNQLGIEKEYEQKVMPDGRLSIDGFVVVFDVSPVPNRSVEKQVEFVQNVIATILKNKKPLVLVTTKNDDAYELYVREAEKISQRKDYKSTVQLIETSAHESINIDLAFLLLAQMIDKVKNRVKIISYQESAKSRKELLDTRSEAVTRLIRNQITDYHVLWSQGSKMLSQYREWNEFLNIFGHEAGQKLFRRHMKKLRDDHLNKKLHQYLDKFALALEYLLPDIGALNISDDDAWECARNYLQNHIEFEQYFFECPQASWTELVDMDEAEDEARIPFDVLETSEAETVFRNYLNSVQQDKKKIGWKQQFKMLLEESGFVTPGKQLSEVRVLFMGRECFEALSEHDCQQIYDIHQDDIIEKSKQNFVELLLEHAQYFLQFKNVDNITQEDVRQITDVIQEDSRYKMLDRLDQERRLMLVQHLRFIHCPIRDHCPFFYNCVDSLIEEVLSDKSASNHKTPSNVGGWKTSGSGSDRTLNLLIVGSEHLASDLLNDIRICTGSKGEYIYENQTYYLNYRIANGDMEAFKAIDVYSSGLICVYSNQQSFETLKDNLERTLLCNLELEDKFENLPIVLVYQPQDLKENEVEYLRNEGMRLSEMLHCDFIDHTQNHQKYVYDILNIVILSLKLTEMKSYEPYPSNHTDLRILCCIFCGDQYDIENIVQPLVAESTLVKANEHSIIIDVFIGDAKRRVEFILSSYHGTSQYRDELIHGYIYFYSAKRRSSLANLSILAAQNANIPLQIIAVTESGGVNAFFNSDICQFLITEGNAVADRFKGSFMTFSADQYVKFAFYNPFLKTAWDNKYEVENLHVEESITLDSGEGTLENSVNQMPRPPPRHESYMLSNTLGTDGSGSENYEMAPTRSLNSLNEERDISLDEIYDDNEKPKHLHQNCTESDSCASSTERRVRQQNAYYKANSKKPVAAKKQKKKKVAIPVQTPRVPPFGSYVSPPEIPLHYQRMVVGGGGGGGGGPGEKKKPEPCVPDFMKSDKSPEYSMVPELAAAGIFGAENIPEYSAKCLKEYEKLEKLEKRRIKEETARLRKLQEKEKEQEKKLKRKLKQNSKGLVESAEAQFGKLMISSEQGEIPIFLNKCVEFIEKEGLDSEGIYRVPGSRAHVDMLFQRFEDDTNTEIDALDIPVNAVATALKDFFSKRLPPLFSKDIIKELEEIAGSRGVGNSKLNVEVKTDRSCRLIALKSLLQKLPPINFAILKYIFQHFVHVSDNSKLNSMDSKNLAICWWPTLIPIDFTDMGHFEQLRPYLEDIVQTMIDQFPYLFCGKDAFVMV
- the RhoGAPp190 gene encoding rho GTPase-activating protein 190 isoform X4, which translates into the protein MRQFNISVIGLSGTEKDRGQVGVGKSCLCNRFMRPMADDYFIDHISVLSQSDFSGRIVNNDHFLYWGDVRKTTEEGVEYQFNIIEQTEFMDDSTFQAFKVGKMDPYSKRCTATKVFSAEKLMYICKNQLGIEKEYEQKVMPDGRLSIDGFVVVFDVSPVPNRSVEKQVEFVQNVIATILKNKKPLVLVTTKNDDAYELYVREAEKISQRKDYKSTVQLIETSAHESINIDLAFLLLAQMIDKVKNRVKIISYQESAKSRKELLDTRSEAVTRLIRNQITDYHVLWSQGSKMLSQYREWNEFLNIFGHEAGQKLFRRHMKKLRDDHLNKKLHQYLDKFALALEYLLPDIGALNISDDDAWECARNYLQNHIEFEQYFFECPQASWTELVDMDEAEDEARIPFDVLETSEAETVFRNYLNSVQQDKKKIGWKQQFKMLLEESGFVTPGKQLSEVRVLFMGRECFEALSEHDCQQIYDIHQDDIIEKSKQNFVELLLEHAQYFLQFKNVDNITQEDVRQITDVIQEDSRYKMLDRLDQERRLMLVQHLRFIHCPIRDHCPFFYNCVDSLIEEVLSDKSASNHKTPSNVGGWKTSGSGSDRTLNLLIVGSEHLASDLLNDIRICTGSKGEYIYENQTYYLNYRIANGDMEAFKAIDVYSSGLICVYSNQQSFETLKDNLERTLLCNLELEDKFENLPIVLVYQPQDLKENEVEYLRNEGMRLSEMLHCDFIDHTQNHQKYVYDILNIVILSLKLTEMKSYEPYPSNHTDLRILCCIFCGDQYDIENIVQPLVAESTLVKANEHSIIIDVFIGDAKRRVEFILSSYHGTSQYRDELIHGYIYFYSAKRRSSLANLSILAAQNANIPLQIIAVTESGGVNAFFNSDICQFLITEGNAVADRFKGSFMTFSADQYVKFAFYNPFLKTAWDNKYEVENLHVEESITLDSGEGTLENSVNQMPRPPPRHESYMLSNTLGTDGSGSENYEMAPTRSLNSLNEERDISLDEIYDDNEKPKHLHQKWLEDKSDGRRNMNKNSIWNNFSGSTHAYTTGRRHIDSNLNKIRPKGPSQTLKVGEAPSRNCPAMSSSTFTLPTQQPGKLNMKNFQLVSDAVAKMNFTGSGSGSGSGSGSGSTGLGLGLGTGGSGSMADSYLEPCDKDGKRYDHAQLDGEDEDSEELAEYEQIYENEDCTESDSCASSTERRVRQQNAYYKANSKKPVAAKKQKKKKVAIPVQTPRVPPFGSYVSPPEIPLHYQRMVVGGGGGGGGGPGEKKKPEPCVPDFMKSDKSPEYSMVPELAAAGIFGAENIPEYSAKCLKEYEKLEKLEKRRIKEETARLRKLQEKEKEQEKKLKRKLKQNSKGLVESAEAQFGKLMISSEQGEIPIFLNKCVEFIEKEGLDSEGIYRVPGSRAHVDMLFQRFEDDTNTEIDALDIPVNAVATALKDFFSKRLPPLFSKDIIKELEEIAGSRGVGNSKLNVEVKTDRSCRLIALKSLLQKLPPINFAILKYIFQHFVHVSDNSKLNSMDSKNLAICWWPTLIPIDFTDMGHFEQLRPYLEDIVQTMIDQFPYLFCGKDAFVMV